From a region of the Streptomyces sp. NBC_00193 genome:
- a CDS encoding PucR family transcriptional regulator encodes MDNQGGITVQRALELPGLRSGLPEVVACADRLGRTVRWVHAGEVPNIASLLKGGELLLTTGLGLGTRPAEQRAFVRRLADRGIAALVVELGPRFTRLPATLVETARAVGLPLVQLHREVPFVTVTEEVHTEIVNGHYALLQRAEEVHRRCTEALLEGGGIPQVLHILADFTANPVFMETPDGQLLYAAGPVAGEAAADPLQVWEGLRGQRPAEPSGNAVVVDVPGGGRGTGSVRARLVLLGVSAPLLPVHRMAAERTAGVLAVVLMQARQEDELAARGRGDFLTDLAEGRISAEDAPAQARVLGFKPGPGPLLPIVMRLSSDLAPSGNWAVLARAVLEELASVGVPVLLGVRPVEGRVPLLVSLRSDAERTTVSDRVAVALRTGVERAGLDRAGAAPAVVVGVCGGWATVSAGLRHAAETATAAHGLPERPWYDARRLDIDLLLWRLREHPDLAAFVDRAIGALRVHDTVSRPPLLPTLETYLAHAGRKAETARELHLNRQTLYNRLARISELLGADLDDPETVLSLSLALRARRHTTSPS; translated from the coding sequence ATGGACAATCAGGGCGGGATCACGGTTCAGCGGGCACTTGAGCTGCCGGGGCTGCGCAGCGGCCTCCCGGAGGTGGTGGCCTGCGCCGACCGGCTCGGCCGGACCGTGCGCTGGGTGCACGCCGGCGAGGTCCCCAACATCGCCTCCCTGCTCAAGGGCGGCGAGCTGCTGCTGACCACGGGCCTCGGCCTCGGCACCCGCCCCGCCGAGCAGCGCGCCTTCGTACGCCGCCTCGCGGACCGGGGCATCGCCGCCCTGGTCGTCGAACTGGGCCCCCGCTTCACCCGCCTCCCGGCGACCCTGGTGGAGACGGCGCGGGCGGTCGGCCTCCCCCTCGTCCAGCTGCACCGGGAGGTCCCCTTCGTGACCGTCACGGAGGAGGTGCACACCGAGATCGTCAACGGGCACTACGCGCTGCTCCAGCGGGCCGAGGAGGTCCACCGGCGCTGTACGGAAGCCCTGCTCGAAGGCGGCGGAATCCCCCAAGTCCTCCACATCCTGGCGGACTTCACCGCGAATCCGGTCTTCATGGAAACCCCCGACGGCCAGTTGCTGTACGCGGCGGGCCCGGTCGCCGGCGAGGCCGCGGCGGACCCGCTCCAGGTGTGGGAGGGCCTACGGGGCCAGCGCCCGGCCGAGCCGTCCGGCAACGCCGTGGTGGTCGACGTCCCGGGAGGCGGCCGCGGCACCGGCTCGGTGCGGGCCCGGCTGGTCCTGCTGGGCGTGTCCGCTCCGCTGCTGCCCGTGCACCGGATGGCGGCGGAGCGGACGGCCGGCGTCCTGGCCGTCGTCCTGATGCAGGCCCGGCAGGAGGACGAGCTCGCGGCGCGCGGCCGCGGCGATTTCCTCACCGACCTGGCGGAGGGACGCATTTCGGCCGAGGACGCCCCCGCCCAGGCCCGCGTCCTGGGCTTCAAGCCGGGCCCCGGCCCGCTCCTGCCCATCGTCATGCGGCTGTCCTCGGACCTGGCCCCGTCGGGGAACTGGGCCGTCCTGGCCCGGGCCGTCCTGGAGGAACTCGCCTCCGTCGGCGTCCCGGTGCTCCTCGGGGTCCGGCCGGTGGAAGGCCGCGTGCCCCTCCTGGTCTCCCTGCGCTCCGACGCCGAGCGCACGACGGTCTCCGACCGGGTCGCGGTGGCGCTGCGGACCGGCGTGGAGCGGGCCGGCCTGGACCGTGCGGGGGCCGCACCGGCGGTGGTGGTCGGCGTGTGCGGCGGCTGGGCCACGGTCTCGGCGGGCCTCCGGCACGCCGCCGAGACGGCCACGGCCGCGCACGGACTCCCCGAACGCCCCTGGTACGACGCCCGCCGCCTGGACATCGACCTGCTCCTGTGGCGGCTGCGCGAACACCCCGACCTGGCGGCCTTCGTGGACCGGGCGATCGGCGCCCTGCGCGTGCACGACACGGTCTCCCGCCCGCCGCTCCTCCCCACCCTGGAGACGTACCTGGCCCACGCGGGCCGCAAGGCGGAGACCGCGCGCGAGCTCCACCTGAACCGCCAGACCCTGTACAACCGCCTGGCCCGCATCTCGGAACTCCTGGGCGCGGACCTGGACGACCCGGAAACCGTCCTCTCCCTGAGCCTGGCCCTGCGCGCCCGCCGCCACACCACGTCCCCTTCTTGA
- a CDS encoding APC family permease gives MSTDSSTGGGAPQVQRLKANSVGLVGVVFMAVATAAPITAMTGNLPIAVGFGNGIGAPAGYLFATAVLTVFAVGYVAMAKRITAAGAFYGYISHGLGRIAGMASGMLAVLAYIVFEASIVGVFSYFTKTTVHDQLGIDLPWIVYAVAMLAITAALAHFDINLTAKALGVMLIAEIAVLFAVATAVLIAGGGPDGIPLEPVNPKNAFTGTSAGLGLFFAFWSWVGFESTAMYGEESKNPKKVIPKATLISVVGVGLFYIYVSWMTIAGNGLAKSVELSASASPLDLFFAPTQTFIGAWAVDAFQWLLLTGSFACGMAFHQCAARYLYAIGREGFLYPGLGRTHAKHGSPYISSMVQTGIATGLVALFWLTGQDPYIHLYTLLAILGTMAILIVQTLCSFAVIGYFRKNHPEDRHWFRTFTAPLVGGIAMAAVVVLLLVNMKTAAGLAADSFFFTLIPWIVGLVFFGGLGLGLWLKFKAPDRYEIIGRVVLEDAAERTDESTDGTTGASAPSAANV, from the coding sequence ATGAGCACGGATAGCAGCACCGGCGGCGGCGCACCCCAGGTCCAGCGGCTGAAAGCCAATTCGGTGGGCCTGGTCGGTGTCGTCTTCATGGCCGTGGCCACCGCCGCTCCCATCACCGCGATGACCGGCAACCTGCCCATCGCCGTCGGCTTCGGCAACGGCATCGGCGCGCCCGCCGGCTACCTCTTCGCGACCGCCGTCCTGACCGTCTTCGCCGTGGGCTACGTCGCCATGGCCAAGCGGATCACCGCCGCCGGCGCCTTCTACGGGTACATCTCGCACGGCCTCGGCCGGATCGCCGGCATGGCCTCCGGCATGCTCGCGGTCCTTGCCTACATCGTCTTCGAGGCATCGATCGTCGGCGTCTTCTCCTACTTCACCAAGACCACCGTCCACGACCAGCTCGGCATAGATCTGCCCTGGATCGTCTACGCGGTCGCCATGCTCGCCATCACCGCCGCCCTGGCGCACTTCGACATCAACCTCACGGCCAAGGCGCTGGGCGTGATGCTCATCGCCGAGATCGCCGTCCTCTTCGCCGTCGCCACCGCCGTCCTGATCGCCGGCGGCGGACCGGACGGGATCCCGCTGGAGCCCGTCAACCCGAAGAACGCCTTCACCGGAACCTCCGCCGGACTCGGCCTCTTCTTCGCCTTCTGGTCCTGGGTCGGCTTCGAGTCCACCGCCATGTACGGCGAGGAGTCCAAGAACCCGAAGAAGGTCATCCCCAAGGCCACCCTCATCTCCGTCGTCGGCGTCGGCCTCTTCTACATCTACGTCTCCTGGATGACCATCGCCGGCAACGGCCTCGCCAAGTCCGTGGAGCTCTCCGCCTCCGCGAGCCCGCTCGACCTGTTCTTCGCCCCCACCCAGACCTTCATCGGCGCCTGGGCCGTCGACGCCTTCCAGTGGCTGCTGCTCACCGGCTCCTTCGCCTGCGGCATGGCCTTCCACCAGTGCGCCGCCCGCTACCTGTACGCCATCGGCCGCGAGGGCTTCCTGTACCCGGGCCTGGGCCGTACGCACGCCAAGCACGGCTCCCCGTACATCTCCTCCATGGTGCAGACGGGCATCGCCACCGGCCTGGTCGCGCTGTTCTGGCTGACCGGGCAGGACCCGTACATCCACCTGTACACGCTGCTCGCGATCCTCGGCACCATGGCGATCCTCATCGTCCAGACCCTGTGCTCCTTCGCGGTAATCGGCTACTTCCGCAAGAACCACCCCGAGGACCGGCACTGGTTCCGCACCTTCACCGCCCCGCTGGTCGGCGGCATCGCCATGGCCGCCGTGGTCGTCCTGCTGCTGGTCAACATGAAGACGGCGGCCGGGCTGGCCGCCGACTCGTTCTTCTTCACGCTCATCCCGTGGATCGTCGGGCTCGTCTTCTTCGGCGGGCTGGGCCTCGGCCTGTGGCTGAAGTTCAAGGCCCCGGACCGCTACGAGATCATCGGCCGCGTCGTCCTGGAGGACGCCGCCGAGCGCACCGACGAGAGCACCGACGGCACCACCGGTGCCTCCGCCCCCTCCGCCGCGAACGTCTGA
- a CDS encoding NAD(P)/FAD-dependent oxidoreductase has translation MARTPLMHALRRLAAEHAAARQLGLPVAEVRGSTRRQLLGRAAALGLGTALASAAVAPAGAHAVETVADKKPVAPARVAIVGAGISGLTAALTLKDAGVPFTLYEADPSRVGGRMWTQRSLWAYGQTSEIGGELIDTSHKKILELCRRFNLQTEDFLGGGPNGAEEVLWFNGTYYPREQADEDFNAVYQALRRDLQEAGEVSWNSSTPAGTVLDNMTLYEWIETRIPGGHGSQLGRFIDVAYNVEYGADTHQQSALALVLLMGYQPNPGNFNVWGLSNERYHITGGNDQLPNAIAQALPAGSTVMGRELVAVRVSADGTQTLTFNDAGATRTVVADHTILCLPLPILQRIDITGAGFDPRMKNLLRDARMGYCTKLNMQFTSRPWRGTGPWPGVSAGDCFTDSEVQQTWDTTKVQPGNGGILLQYGGGTLAGSLTPATPFATDSDPYVRALAGRMLTGIDAFFPGTKAAWTGKAQLSAWHRNPYALGAYSYWPTGYLHQYAKYEGTAQGRIHIGGEHCSYDFQGFMEGGATEGERAAKEVITALT, from the coding sequence ATGGCCCGTACGCCACTGATGCACGCGCTCCGCCGGCTCGCCGCCGAGCACGCGGCCGCCCGACAGCTCGGCCTGCCCGTCGCCGAGGTGCGCGGCTCCACCCGCCGCCAGCTCCTCGGCCGTGCCGCCGCCCTCGGCCTCGGCACCGCCCTGGCCTCCGCCGCGGTCGCCCCGGCGGGCGCCCACGCGGTGGAGACCGTCGCCGACAAGAAGCCCGTCGCCCCCGCCCGCGTCGCCATCGTGGGCGCCGGCATCTCGGGGCTGACCGCCGCCCTCACCCTCAAGGACGCGGGCGTTCCCTTCACCCTCTACGAGGCCGACCCGAGCCGCGTCGGCGGCCGGATGTGGACCCAGCGCTCCCTGTGGGCCTACGGACAGACCTCCGAGATCGGCGGCGAGCTGATCGACACCAGCCACAAGAAGATCCTGGAGCTGTGCCGCCGCTTCAACCTCCAGACCGAGGACTTCCTCGGCGGCGGCCCCAACGGGGCGGAGGAGGTCCTCTGGTTCAACGGGACCTACTACCCGCGCGAGCAAGCCGACGAGGACTTCAACGCCGTCTACCAGGCCCTGCGCCGCGACCTCCAGGAGGCCGGCGAGGTCTCCTGGAACTCCTCGACCCCCGCGGGCACCGTCCTCGACAACATGACCCTGTACGAGTGGATCGAGACCCGGATCCCCGGCGGGCACGGCTCGCAGCTCGGCCGCTTCATCGACGTGGCGTACAACGTCGAGTACGGGGCCGACACCCACCAGCAGTCCGCCCTCGCGCTGGTCCTGCTGATGGGCTACCAGCCCAACCCGGGCAACTTCAACGTCTGGGGCCTGTCCAACGAGCGCTACCACATCACGGGCGGCAACGACCAGCTGCCGAACGCCATCGCCCAGGCCCTGCCCGCCGGTTCGACCGTCATGGGCCGCGAGCTGGTCGCCGTGCGCGTCTCCGCCGACGGCACCCAGACCCTGACCTTCAACGACGCGGGCGCCACCCGGACGGTCGTCGCCGACCACACCATCCTGTGCCTGCCGCTGCCGATCCTCCAGCGGATCGACATCACCGGCGCCGGCTTCGACCCGCGGATGAAGAACCTCCTGCGCGACGCCCGCATGGGCTACTGCACCAAGCTCAACATGCAGTTCACCAGCCGCCCCTGGCGCGGCACCGGCCCCTGGCCGGGGGTCTCCGCCGGCGACTGCTTCACCGACAGCGAGGTCCAGCAGACCTGGGACACCACCAAGGTCCAGCCGGGCAACGGCGGCATCCTGCTCCAGTACGGCGGCGGCACCCTGGCCGGATCGCTCACCCCGGCGACCCCCTTCGCCACCGACTCCGACCCCTACGTACGCGCCCTCGCGGGCCGGATGCTCACCGGGATCGACGCCTTCTTCCCCGGCACCAAGGCGGCCTGGACCGGCAAGGCGCAGCTGTCGGCCTGGCACCGCAACCCGTACGCGCTCGGCGCGTACTCGTACTGGCCGACCGGCTACCTGCACCAGTACGCCAAGTACGAGGGCACCGCGCAGGGCCGGATCCACATCGGCGGAGAGCACTGCAGCTACGACTTCCAGGGGTTCATGGAAGGCGGGGCGACCGAGGGGGAGCGGGCGGCGAAGGAGGTGATCACCGCCCTCACGTAA
- a CDS encoding FAD-binding oxidoreductase, with protein MAPLSKAGTALAELREDLSGAVLVPEDPGYDEARTLYNGMIDRRPAVIAQCESPVDVVTAVRFARRLDLPIAVRGGGHSVAGMSLNDGGVVVDLRRMQGVTVHPGASAVRVEGGATMSHLDRACERYGLATTGGRVSTTGVGGFVLGGGTGWLDRKFGLAVDNLLAVDLVTADGEMLTATEEDHPELFWGLHGGGGNFGVATSLTLRLHELPAMSVAFLLYLPEHGPEVVRTYRDVMEDGPREAGGGAIYMTGPPEEFVPPHLVGLLLAGALVTYAGPVEELRRLIAPLLAIPHEAEMVTDIPYADLQCMLDDPPGLRNYWSAEYLTGVPDAFVDVFCARADSMPVPSGTQHVVWPQGGAIAEGPADYPVPFRDAPWAVHPFGAWEDPADDDRVRQWVKDVRADVRPWSTGAVYLNFTGDEGGDRVVAGLGPENMRRLGRLKREYDPDNVFRFNHNIEPS; from the coding sequence ATGGCTCCCCTCTCGAAGGCGGGCACGGCACTTGCCGAGCTCCGCGAGGACCTGTCCGGCGCCGTCCTGGTCCCGGAGGATCCGGGGTACGACGAGGCCCGCACCCTCTACAACGGGATGATCGACCGCCGGCCGGCCGTCATCGCGCAGTGCGAGAGTCCGGTGGACGTGGTGACCGCCGTGCGCTTCGCACGGCGGCTCGACCTGCCGATCGCGGTGCGCGGCGGCGGGCACAGCGTGGCCGGGATGTCCCTGAACGACGGCGGCGTGGTCGTGGACCTGCGCCGGATGCAGGGGGTGACGGTCCACCCCGGGGCCTCGGCCGTCCGCGTCGAGGGCGGGGCCACGATGAGCCATCTGGACCGGGCCTGCGAGCGGTACGGGCTGGCGACCACCGGCGGCCGCGTCTCCACCACCGGGGTCGGCGGCTTCGTGCTGGGCGGCGGCACCGGGTGGCTGGACCGCAAGTTCGGCCTGGCGGTGGACAACCTGCTCGCCGTGGACCTGGTCACGGCCGACGGGGAGATGCTGACGGCGACGGAGGAGGACCACCCCGAGCTGTTCTGGGGGCTGCACGGCGGCGGCGGGAACTTCGGCGTCGCGACCTCGCTGACGCTGCGGCTGCACGAACTGCCCGCCATGTCCGTCGCGTTCCTGCTGTACCTGCCCGAGCACGGGCCCGAGGTGGTCCGTACGTACCGGGACGTCATGGAGGACGGGCCGCGCGAGGCCGGCGGCGGCGCGATCTACATGACCGGACCGCCCGAGGAGTTCGTCCCGCCGCACCTGGTCGGCCTGCTGCTGGCGGGCGCGCTGGTCACGTACGCGGGGCCCGTGGAGGAGCTGCGCCGCCTCATCGCGCCGCTGCTGGCGATCCCGCACGAGGCGGAGATGGTGACGGACATCCCCTACGCGGACCTGCAGTGCATGCTCGACGATCCGCCGGGCCTGCGGAACTACTGGTCGGCGGAGTACCTGACCGGTGTGCCCGACGCGTTCGTGGACGTGTTCTGCGCCCGCGCGGACTCCATGCCGGTGCCGAGCGGCACCCAGCACGTGGTGTGGCCCCAGGGCGGCGCGATCGCCGAGGGCCCGGCCGACTATCCGGTGCCGTTCCGCGACGCGCCCTGGGCGGTGCACCCGTTCGGTGCCTGGGAGGACCCGGCCGACGACGACCGGGTCCGCCAGTGGGTCAAGGACGTCCGCGCCGACGTCCGGCCGTGGAGCACCGGCGCGGTCTACCTCAACTTCACCGGGGACGAGGGCGGGGACCGGGTGGTCGCCGGCCTCGGACCCGAGAACATGCGGCGGCTGGGCCGGCTGAAGCGGGAGTACGACCCGGACAACGTCTTCCGCTTCAACCACAACATCGAGCCGTCGTAG
- a CDS encoding glycoside hydrolase family 15 protein produces MSGRIEDYALIGDMQTAALVCRDGAVDWLCLPRFDSHAVFASILGTEEHGFWRIGPACPAGAEAPRATRRRYRGDSLVLESEWDTPRGTVRVIDFMPPRENHAPQIIRIVEGISGRVPMRSALRMRFSYGRVVPWVHRVDDRTVAVAGPDSVWLDTEAQTYGKDLTTYSDFTVGPGDRMAFCISWQPSHKEPPQPPEAEEALEATTEFWRDWVEQCTYHGPYREAVIRSLITLKALTYAPTGGIVAAPTTSLPEEIGGVRNWDYRYTWLRDAAITLSSLLRTGYREEARAWREWLLRAVAGDPENLQIMYGIAGERELGETELDWLPGYENSRPVRVGNGAAGQLQLDVYGEVTEALHLGHMTGLARNDYASLLQLKLIRYLETHWDQPDEGIWEVRGPRRHFVHSKVMAWVAVDRTIKLIESGDADGPLERWRELRDEIHQDVCEKGYDKERNTFTQSYGSKELDASLLLIPQMGFLPPDDKRVIGTIEAIQRELSTPDGFILRYPTSGEEAGVDGLQGDEGAFLACSFWMADDLAMIGRVDEARRLFEKLLALRNDLGLLAEEWDPKLQRQVGNFPQAFSHVPLIDTALRLTASGAYGG; encoded by the coding sequence GTGTCCGGGCGCATCGAGGATTACGCACTGATCGGCGACATGCAGACCGCGGCATTGGTCTGCCGGGACGGGGCGGTGGACTGGTTGTGCCTGCCACGCTTCGATTCCCATGCCGTCTTCGCGAGCATTCTCGGCACCGAGGAACACGGGTTCTGGCGGATCGGCCCGGCGTGCCCGGCCGGCGCCGAGGCCCCGCGTGCCACCCGGCGCCGCTACCGCGGTGATTCGCTGGTCCTGGAGTCCGAGTGGGACACCCCGCGCGGCACGGTCCGCGTGATCGACTTCATGCCGCCCCGCGAGAACCACGCACCGCAGATCATCCGCATCGTGGAGGGCATCAGCGGGCGCGTTCCCATGCGCTCGGCCCTGCGCATGCGCTTCAGCTACGGCCGGGTGGTGCCCTGGGTGCACCGGGTCGACGACCGCACCGTGGCCGTGGCGGGCCCCGACTCGGTCTGGCTGGACACCGAGGCGCAGACGTACGGCAAGGACCTGACCACGTACTCCGACTTCACCGTCGGGCCGGGCGACCGGATGGCCTTCTGCATCAGCTGGCAGCCCTCCCACAAGGAGCCGCCGCAGCCGCCGGAGGCCGAGGAGGCCCTGGAGGCCACCACCGAGTTCTGGCGGGACTGGGTCGAGCAGTGCACGTACCACGGCCCCTACCGGGAGGCGGTGATCCGCTCGCTGATCACCCTCAAGGCGCTCACGTACGCCCCCACGGGCGGGATCGTCGCCGCGCCCACCACCTCCCTCCCGGAGGAGATCGGCGGGGTCCGCAACTGGGACTACCGCTACACCTGGCTGCGCGACGCCGCCATCACCCTGTCCTCGCTGCTGCGCACCGGCTACCGCGAGGAGGCCCGCGCCTGGCGCGAGTGGCTGCTGCGGGCGGTGGCCGGCGACCCGGAGAACCTGCAGATCATGTACGGGATCGCGGGCGAGCGGGAGCTCGGCGAGACCGAACTCGACTGGCTGCCGGGGTACGAGAACTCCCGGCCGGTCCGGGTCGGCAACGGCGCCGCGGGCCAGCTCCAGCTCGACGTGTACGGGGAGGTCACCGAGGCCCTGCACCTGGGCCACATGACCGGCCTGGCGCGCAACGACTACGCCTCGCTGCTCCAGCTGAAACTGATCCGCTACCTGGAGACCCACTGGGACCAGCCCGACGAGGGCATCTGGGAGGTGCGCGGCCCGCGCCGCCACTTCGTGCACTCGAAGGTGATGGCGTGGGTGGCCGTGGACCGCACGATCAAGCTGATCGAGAGCGGGGACGCGGACGGGCCGCTGGAGCGGTGGCGCGAGTTGCGCGACGAGATCCACCAGGACGTCTGCGAGAAGGGCTACGACAAGGAACGCAACACCTTCACGCAGTCCTACGGGTCCAAGGAGCTGGACGCTTCCCTCCTGCTGATCCCGCAGATGGGCTTCCTGCCGCCGGACGACAAGCGGGTGATCGGCACGATCGAGGCGATCCAGCGCGAGCTGTCGACCCCCGACGGCTTCATCCTGCGCTACCCGACCTCGGGCGAGGAGGCGGGCGTGGACGGCCTGCAGGGCGACGAGGGGGCCTTCCTGGCGTGCTCGTTCTGGATGGCGGACGACCTGGCGATGATCGGCCGGGTCGACGAGGCCCGGCGCCTCTTCGAGAAGCTGCTCGCGCTCCGCAACGACCTGGGCCTGCTGGCCGAGGAATGGGATCCGAAGCTCCAGCGCCAGGTGGGCAACTTCCCGCAGGCCTTCAGTCACGTCCCACTGATCGACACGGCCCTGCGGCTGACGGCGAGCGGGGCGTACGGGGGCTGA
- a CDS encoding CTP synthase — protein MPPKSMTTKHIFVTGGVASSLGKGLTASSLGALLKARGLRVTMQKLDPYLNVDPGTMNPFQHGEVFVTNDGAETDLDIGHYERFLDVDLDGSANVTTGQVYSQVIAKERRGEYLGDTVQVIPHITNEIKHRIRRMATDDVDVVITEVGGTVGDIESLPFLETVRQVRHEVGRDNVFVVHISLLPYIGPSGELKTKPTQHSVAALRNIGIQPDAIVLRADREVPTSIKRKISLMCDVDEEAVVAAIDAKSIYDIPKVLHTEGLDAYVVRKLDLPFRDVNWTVWEDLLDRVHNPDHEVKIALVGKYIDLPDAYLSVTEALRAGGFANKARVQIKWVTSDDCKTPAGAAAQLSDVDAICVPGGFGDRGVNGKVGAITYARENKIPLLGLCLGLQCVVIEAARNLAGIEDANSTEFDASTPNPVISTMEEQLAFVEGAGDLGGTMRLGMYPAKLAEGSIVREVYGDQAYVDERHRHRYEVNNAYRGELEKKAGLVFSGTSPDNKLVEYVEYPREVHPYLVATQAHPELRSRPTRPHPLFAGLVKAAVERQQAAK, from the coding sequence ATGCCGCCCAAATCCATGACGACCAAGCACATCTTCGTCACCGGGGGTGTCGCTTCCTCCCTCGGCAAGGGCCTGACGGCCTCCAGCCTGGGTGCGCTGCTGAAGGCGCGCGGTCTTCGGGTCACGATGCAGAAGCTCGACCCGTACCTGAACGTCGACCCCGGCACGATGAACCCGTTCCAGCACGGCGAGGTGTTCGTCACCAACGACGGCGCCGAGACCGACCTGGACATCGGTCACTACGAGCGCTTCCTCGACGTCGACCTCGACGGCTCGGCCAACGTCACCACCGGCCAGGTCTACTCGCAGGTCATCGCCAAGGAGCGGCGCGGCGAGTACCTCGGTGACACCGTGCAGGTCATCCCGCACATCACCAACGAGATCAAGCACCGCATCCGGCGCATGGCGACCGACGACGTCGACGTCGTCATCACCGAGGTCGGCGGCACCGTCGGCGACATCGAGTCGCTGCCGTTCCTGGAGACCGTCCGCCAGGTCCGCCACGAGGTCGGCCGCGACAACGTCTTCGTCGTGCACATCTCGCTGCTGCCCTACATCGGCCCCTCCGGCGAGCTGAAGACCAAGCCGACCCAGCACTCCGTCGCGGCGCTGCGCAACATCGGCATCCAGCCCGACGCGATCGTGCTGCGCGCCGACCGCGAGGTCCCGACCTCGATCAAGCGCAAGATCTCGCTGATGTGCGACGTCGACGAGGAGGCCGTGGTCGCCGCGATCGACGCCAAGTCGATCTACGACATCCCCAAGGTGCTGCACACCGAGGGCCTGGACGCGTACGTCGTGCGCAAGCTCGACCTGCCGTTCCGCGACGTCAACTGGACCGTCTGGGAGGACCTGCTCGACCGGGTCCACAACCCCGACCACGAGGTCAAGATCGCGCTCGTCGGCAAGTACATCGACCTGCCCGACGCCTACCTGTCGGTGACCGAGGCGCTGCGCGCCGGCGGCTTCGCCAACAAGGCCCGCGTGCAGATCAAGTGGGTCACCTCCGACGACTGCAAGACCCCGGCGGGCGCCGCGGCGCAGCTGTCCGACGTGGACGCGATCTGCGTGCCCGGCGGTTTCGGCGACCGTGGTGTCAACGGCAAGGTCGGTGCGATCACCTACGCCCGCGAGAACAAGATCCCGCTGCTCGGCCTGTGCCTGGGCCTGCAGTGCGTGGTCATCGAGGCCGCGCGCAACCTGGCGGGCATCGAGGACGCGAACTCCACCGAGTTCGACGCCTCCACCCCGAACCCGGTGATCTCCACGATGGAGGAGCAGCTGGCCTTCGTCGAGGGCGCGGGCGACCTGGGCGGCACCATGCGCCTGGGCATGTACCCGGCGAAGCTCGCCGAGGGTTCCATCGTGCGCGAGGTCTACGGCGACCAGGCGTACGTGGACGAGCGCCACCGCCACCGCTACGAGGTCAACAACGCCTACCGCGGCGAGCTGGAGAAGAAGGCCGGTCTGGTCTTCTCCGGCACCTCCCCGGACAACAAGCTCGTCGAGTACGTCGAGTACCCGCGCGAGGTCCACCCCTACCTGGTGGCCACCCAGGCCCACCCGGAGCTGCGCTCGCGCCCGACGCGCCCGCACCCGCTGTTCGCGGGTCTGGTCAAGGCGGCCGTGGAGCGGCAGCAGGCCGCGAAGTAG
- a CDS encoding NUDIX hydrolase has product MEIKDTSESWETVSTQRPFQGAKTAVASDEVRMPDGSVARRDYQVHPGSVCVLALDDAGRVLVLSQYRHPVRRRLWELPAGLLDVVGENPLHGAQRELYEEAHVKAEDWRVLADFYASPGGSDEATRIFLARGVSEADGERYAESGSEEADMEVAWVPLPELVRGVLAGELGNPGLVTGALALSAALAADPPLTSLRPADAPWQARPYEA; this is encoded by the coding sequence ATGGAGATCAAGGACACGTCGGAATCCTGGGAGACGGTGTCGACCCAGCGGCCGTTCCAGGGCGCGAAGACGGCGGTGGCTTCCGACGAGGTGCGGATGCCGGACGGGTCCGTGGCCCGCCGCGACTACCAGGTGCACCCCGGGTCGGTGTGCGTGCTCGCCCTGGACGACGCGGGACGGGTGCTGGTGCTGAGCCAGTACCGCCACCCGGTGCGGCGCCGGCTGTGGGAGCTCCCGGCGGGGCTCCTGGACGTGGTGGGGGAGAACCCGCTGCACGGGGCGCAGCGCGAGCTGTACGAGGAGGCGCACGTCAAGGCCGAGGACTGGCGGGTGCTCGCCGACTTCTACGCGTCCCCCGGCGGCTCGGACGAGGCCACCCGGATCTTCCTCGCGCGCGGCGTCTCGGAGGCGGACGGCGAACGCTACGCGGAGTCCGGCTCGGAGGAGGCGGACATGGAGGTGGCGTGGGTGCCGCTGCCCGAGCTGGTACGGGGCGTCCTGGCGGGCGAGCTGGGCAACCCCGGGCTCGTCACCGGAGCCCTGGCCCTCTCGGCGGCCCTGGCCGCCGACCCGCCCCTGACCTCCCTCCGCCCGGCGGACGCCCCGTGGCAGGCCCGCCCGTACGAGGCGTAG